CGTGGTGCCGGCCAATGTCGATGCCGGCCGTGCGCTGGTGAACGGCGTTGCCGCCGCCGAGCGCATTCCGCGCGGCCACAAGGTCGCCATCGCGCCCATCGCGGAAGGCGCGCCGGTCCTGAAATACGGCCAGATCATCGGCTATGCGACGCGGGCGATCCGCCCCGGCGAGCACGTGCACCTGCAGAACCTCGCCATCCTCGACGTCGAACTGAAGCATGAATTCTGCGTCGACAACGCCCCGCCCGTCATGGTGCCCGAAGCCGAGCGCCGCACCTTCGAGGGCTACGATCGCGGCAACGGACGCATCGGCACCCGCAACTATATCGGCATCCTCTCGACGGTGAACTGTTCCGCCACCGTCTCGCGCTACGTGGCGGAGCACTATGCCCGCCGGTTCCGCGAGACCGGCCACGACAATATCGACGGTGTCGTGGCGCTGACCTATGGCGGCGGCTGCGCGCTGAACCTGAAATCCGAAGGCGGGCGCATCCTCACCCGCACCTTCAAGGGCTATGCCCGCAACCCCAATTTCGGCGGCATCCTGATGATCGGCCTCGGCTGCGAGACCTTTCAATACGGCCCGCTCGTCGAGGAGGCGGGACTGGAGGAAGGCAAGACCTTCCGCACCATGATGATCCAGAACCAGGGCGGCACGCGCAGGACCATCGAGGCGGCCTGCGAGATGATCGACGACATGCTGCCGGATGTCGGCCGCATCCGCCGCACGCCGCAGCCGCTGTCCGGCATCAAGCTGGCGCTCGAATGCGGCGGCTCGGACGGCTATTCCGGCATCTCCGCCAACCCTGCCCTCGGCATCGCCTCCGACCTTCTGGTGAAGCAGGGCGCGACGACCGTGCTGTCGGAGACGCCCGAGATCTACGGCGCCGAACATCTCCTCACCCGCCGGGCCGCCCGGCCGGAGGTCGCGGAGAAGCTGCTGTCGCGCATCGACTGGTGGCGGGACTATACGGCGAAGAACGACGCCGAGCTCAACAACAACCCCTCGCATGGCAACAAGGCCGGGGGGCTGACGACCATCCTCGAAAAATCGCTCGGCGCGGTCGCCAAGGGCGGCTCCATGCCGCTCAATGCGGTCTACGAATATGCCGAAGAGGTGACGGAGCCGGGCTTCGTCTTCATGGACACGCCCGGCTACGACCCGGCCGCCGTGACCGGCCAGATCGCCGGCGGCTGCAACCTCGTCGCCTTCACCACGGGCCGCGGCTCCGTTTCCGGCTACAAGCCCGCGCCCTGCATCAAGATCGCCACCAACACGCCCATGTACGAGCACATCCGGGAGGACATGGACATCAACTGCGGCACCATCGTCGACGGCACCGAGACCATCGAGGAGGCCGGCCGCCGCATCTTCGAATTCGTCATCGAGACCGCGTCCGGCCGCAAGACGGCGAGCGAGGCCTTCGATTACGGCGACAGCGAATTCGTGCCCTGGCAGGTCGGCGCGATCACCTGATCAGCCCGTGTGCATGAGGACATTGACCAGCGTGCCGGCCGGATCGCGCACGAAGAAGCGCCGCACGCCCCATGGCTCGTCGGCGGGCCCGTATTCGATCGGATAGCCGCCCTTCACGACGCCCGCATGGACCGTCTCCAGATCGTCCACCTCGATGGAGAGGCCGGGCACCGGCGTGCCCGAGCCTCCCTCCGAGGCAAAGCTCACTTGCAGCGGCATTGTGCCATCGGTGCCGTAGGTGGCGATCCAGCCGTGGTCCATCAGGAGCCTCAGCCCGAGCACCTCTTCATAGAAGCGGGCGACCGCCGCGGGATCTGCCGTCTCGATATTGGCGACGATGCGCTTGACCTTCATGGCACTCTCCTCAGCGGGTGGCGGGCACCGCATAGGCCGGCATGTCCGGCCGGTGCGCCTCCCGCAGTTCCGCGACGCGCCCGATAACCTTGGGGAGCGAGACGGCGATATGATGGCGCAACGTCTCGGCCGCCCGCGCGCTGTCGTCGACATCGAGTGCCCGGAAGACGGCCAGATGCTCGGCGATGAAGGGCTCGTCGGCCGGCATGCGGTGCGAGACCCCGATGATATGCTTGCTGACATTCAGCATGAAGCGCGCGCGGCGCAGCGCGATCAGCAGTTCCCGGTTCGGGCAGTAGCCGAGGCAGGTGATGTGGAGATCCGTCTCTAGATCGTCCATCGCCTCGACGGACAAGTCCGGATAGACCGCCAGCGCCTCCTCCAGCCGCTCCGTCATCGCCCTGCGTTCGGCGGGCGGAAGGAAGGGCGCGGCGCGCACCAGCGCCAGCGGCTCCAGCGACACGCGGATATCGTGCAGGTCGCGCATGCGCTGCTCGTCGAGCGGCACCAGCGTCCAGCGCATGCGCTCGTCCTTCTCGACGATGCCGAGCGCTTCCAGCCGGGTCAGCGCATCGCGCGCCACCTGCCGGCCGACGCCGCGGGCGCGCGCCAGCTCCACCTCGTTGATCCGGTGGCGGCCGAAGACGGAAAGATGCACCATCTCCCGCTCAAGGCTCTCATAGATCGCCTCCCAACCCGGCGCCTTGCGCAGGGCCGGCGCCTCCTCGCCGAGACCGAGCATCTCCGCCGTCAGCGCCACGCGCTTCGGCCCGCTCCGCCCCTGCCCCACGAGGAAACCGCGCCCGTCGAAGCGGCGGATCGCCCCGGCCTCCTCCAGGAGAGCGAAGGCCTGGCGAACCGGCGTTCGCGTCGACGCGAAGAGGCCGGCGACCGGCCCCTCCAGCAAAAGCGCGCCCTTCGGCAGGCGCCCGGAGGCGATGGCATCCGCCAGCACGTCGCGGATACGCAGGTAGAGCGGGCTCCTGTCGAGCCCGGCCTCCGCCTCTTCCGCCAAAACCTGTGCCGTGCCGTTCATGGCGCGGACCATGGCACGAATGCACTGTGCCGACAACGGTCATGTCCGCCCCTGCATGGCCAGCCAGGAACAGGCAAGGAAATTGCGCCGCACCGCCAAAAAATCTCCATTCCTTTCGTGACGCGCGGGGCATTTTGCGTTAGGGAACCTTGCTGAGGCTCGCAATCCGGCCCTTTCCGGCCCATATGCAAGCCGCGTCCATCTCGAGGAATTGACCATGCCCGCATATCGCTCCCGAACCACCACCCACGGCCGCAACATGGCCGGTGCCCGCGGCCTGTGGCGTGCGACCGGCATGAAGGACTCGGATTTCGGAAAGCCGATTATCGCGGTGGTGAACTCCTTCACCCAGTTCGTGCCCGGCCACGTGCACCTGAAGGACCTTGGCCAGCTCGTCGCGCGCGAGATCGAGGCAGCCGGCGGCGTCGCCAAGGAATTCAACACGATCGCCGTCGACGACGGCATCGCCATGGGCCATGACGGCATGCTCTATTCGCTGCCGAGCCGCGAGATCATCGCCGACTCGGTCGAATACATGGTCAACGCGCATTGCGCCGACGCCATGGTCTGCATCTCCAACTGCGACAAGATCACGCCCGGCATGCTGAATGCCGCCATGCGCCTCAACATCCCCGCCGTCTTCGTCTCCGGCGGCCCGATGGAGGCCGGCAAGGTCGTTCTCCACGGCAAGACCCACGCGCTCGACCTCGTCGATGCCATGGTCGCCGCCGCCGACGACAAGATCTCCGACGACGACGTCAAGGCCATCGAGCGCTCCGCCTGCCCGACCTGCGGCTCCTGCTCCGGCATGTTCACGGCCAACTCGATGAACTGTCTGACCGAAGCCCTCGGCCTGTCGCTGCCGGGCAACGGCTCGACGCTGGCCACCCATGCCGACCGCAAGCGCCTCTTCGTCGAGGCCGGCCACCTGATCGTCGATCTCGCCCGCCGCTACTACGAGCAGAACGACGAGAGCATCCTGCCGCGCTCGGTCGCCAACAAGAAGGCCTTCGAGAACGCCATGTCGCTCGATATCGCCATGGGCGGCTCGACCAATACCGTTCTCCACATCCTCGCCGCCGCCCATGAAGGCGGCATCGATTTCGACCTCGACGACATCGACCAGCTGTCGCGCAGGGTGCCGTGCCTCTCCAAGGTCGCGCCCGCCAAGCAGGACGTGCACATGGAAGACGTGCACCGCGCCGGCGGCATCATGCGCATCCTCGGCGAGCTCGACCGCGGGGGCCTGCTCCACCGCGACACGCCGACCGTGCATGCCGAGACACTGGGCGACGCCATCGACCGCTGGGACATCACCCGCACCAGCAGCGAAACGGTCCGCACGTTCTTCCGCGCGGCACCGGGCGGCATCCCCACCCAGGTCGCCTTCAGCCAGGAAGCGCGCTGGGACGAGCTCGACACCGACGGCGAAAAGGGCGTCATCCGCTCCGTCGAACATCCGTTCTCCAAGGATGGCGGCCTTGCCGTCCTCTCCGGCAATATCGCGCTCGACGGCTGCATCGTGAAGACGGCCGGCGTCGATGAATCGATCCTGAAATTCTCCGGCCCCGCCGTCGTCTTCGAAAGCCAGGACGCGGCCGTCAAGGGCATTCTCGGCGGCGAGGTGAAGGCCGGCGACGTCGTCGTCATCCGCTACGAAGGCCCGAAGGGCGGCCCCGGCATGCAGGAAATGCTCTATCCGACGAGCTACCTCAAGTCGAAGGGCCTCGGCAAGGCCTGCGCGCTCATCACCGACGGCCGCTTCTCCGGCGGAACCTCGGGCCTGTCCATCGGCCACGCCTCGCCGGAAGCCGCGCAGGGCGGCGCCATCGGCCTCGTGCGCCAGGGCGACCTGATCGAGATCGACATCCCGAACCGCACCATCAACCTTGCGGTTTCGCAAGAGGAACTGGCCGTCCGCCGCGCCGAGCAGGACAAGCTCGGCTGGAAGCCGGCCGCTCCCCGCAGGCGCAACGTCACGACGGCGCTGAAGGCCTACGCCGCCTTCGCCGCCAGCGCCGACAAGGGCGCCGTTCGCATCCTGCCGGAATAAGCAGTCCGCCGGGCGCGGCCAGGAGGCTGCGCCCGCGCCTGTTTCCGAAAGCCCGCCGATGCGGGCTTTTCCTTCCCCCCTCCTCCATTCTCTGCCGCCCATCCGACAAGCGCCGCTTTGACATCCACGATAAATGTTGATACCAACTTATTTGTCGAAAGCCCGTGAAGGAGGAGTTCCGAGCATGAGACCGAACCACGATATCGTATCCCGGGAGACGTGGCTGAACGCCCGCAAGACCCTGCTGGCCCTGGAGAAGGAGGAAACCAGGCTGCGCGACAAGGTGCGCGCCGAACGCCTCGCCCTTCCCTGGGTCAAGGTCGACAAGACCTATACCTTCGAGACGCCGCAAGGCCGCAAAACGTTGGCGGACCTCTTCGACGGCCGCAGCCAGCTCATCGTCTACCACTTCATGTACGGCCCGGATTGGGAAGCCGGTTGCCCCGGCTGCTCCTTCATGGCGGATCATATCGACGGCATGCTGCCGCATCTCAACAATCACGACGTCACGATGGTCGCCGTCTCCCGCGCGCCGCTGGAAAAGCTGGAGGCCTACAGGAAGCGCATGGGCTGGAAATTCCCGTGGGTCTCGTCCCATGGCAGCGATTTCAACTTCGACTACCACGTTTCCTTCACGAAGGAGGAGCTGGCCAGCGGCAAGGTCATGTACAATTACCGCGAGACAGACGCGGCGGATGCCCATGACGAGCTTCCCGGCCTCAGCGCTTTCTTCAAGGATGAGGACGGCATCGTCTATCATACCTATTCCGACTATGCCCGTGGCGGCGAGGAGGCGCTCGGCACGCTGATGATCCTCGACCGCGCGCCCAAGGGGCGCAACGAGACCGGCACCCTCAGTTTCGTCAAACGGAAGGACGAATATGCCGGCGCGCAAAAGGCGCAATCCTGCTGCGACTGACCAACCCGCGACCACGGACAAAAGGAAAGACCGATGCACAAGGATTATGGCAGGTTCTGCTGGTACGAACTGATGACCCCGGACGTGTCCGCCGCCGAACGCTTCTATGCGTCGGTCATCGGCTGGACAACGAAGGATTCCGGCATGCCGGGCATGAACTACACCCTCGCCTATGCCGGCGAAAGCCAGGTCGCCGGCCTGATGGATATTCCCGCCGAAGCGAAGGGCATGCCGCCGCTCTGGATCGGCTACATCTTCTCCGACGATCTCGAAAAAACGCTGAAGGACATCGTCGCCAATGGCGGCCAGGTCCATCGCCAGCCGCAGGACATTCCCGGCGTCGGCCGCTTCGCAGTCGCCGCCGACCCGCACGGCGCGGTCTTCTCGCTCTTCAGCACCGAGGACGAAGGCCCCGAGCAGCCCGGCATGATGACGCCCGGCCATATCGGCTGGAACGAGCTGATGGCCGGCGACCTCGACAGCGACTGGGACTTCTACGCAAAGACCTTCGGCTGGACGAAGGACAGGGCCGTGGACATGTCGGAAGGTGGCATGGGCATCTACCAGACCTTCGCGGTGCGCGGCGGCAACGCCATCGGCGGCATGATGACCAAGCCGGCGGACCTGCCCGCCCCGCCCTTCTGGGGCTACTATTTCGTGGTCGAGGGACTGGATGCCGCGATAAAGCGGGTGACGGACGGCGGCGGGCGGATCCTGATGGACCCGATGGAAGTGCCCGGCGGCGCCTGGATCGTCAATTGCCTCGATCCGCAGGGCGCGCATTTCTCGCTGGTCGCAGCAACCCGCTGAACCTCGGGCGACACGGGCATTCCGCCCCATCGGAGCCAGCAAGCGCGATGGCGCTTGCAATCTGTCTTCGCATTGCACAAACTCCCCTCGATGACGGCACGAGACCGTCACCGAGGGGAAAAAGCACGTATGTCGATCAAGGCCGGCATCTACCACCTTACCCACTACAAATACGACAACCCGGTCCGTCTCGGACCCCAGATCATCCGGTTGAAGCCGGCGGCGCATTCCAAGACCAAGGTGATCAGCCATTCGCTGAAGGTCACGCCCGAAAACCACTTCGTGAACCTCCAGCAGGATCCCTACGGCAACTATCTCGCCCGCTACGTCTTCCCCGATCCGGTGACGGAACTGAAGATCGAGGTCGACCTCGTCGCCGACATGACGATCTACAACCCCTTCGACTTCTTCGTGGAGGAGGAGGCCGAGCACTGGCCCTTCGACTATCCGGCCGATCTCGTCGAGGACCTGAAGATCTACCGCACGCCCGAGCCGCTGACGCCCGCGCTCGAAGCCTTCATGAAGACCGTCGACCGCTCCCGCCAGCGCACGGTCGACATGGTCGTCGGCCTTAATGCGCGGCTGCAGCAGGAAATCGGCTACGTCATCCGCATGGAACCCGGCGTGCAATCGCCCGAGGAGACGCTGAGCATCGCCCGCGGTTCCTGCCGCGATTCAAGCTGGCTGCTCGTGCAGATCCTGCGCAATCTCGGCCTCGCCGCCCGCTTCGTCTCCGGCTACCTCATCCAGCTGACACCCGACCTCAAGGCGCTCGACGGCCCCTCCGGCACCGAGGTGGACTTCACCGACCTTCATGCCTGGTGCGAGGTCTATATTCCCGGCGCCGGTTGGATCGGCCTCGACCCGACCTCTGGCCTCCTGACCGGCGAAAGCCAC
The Shinella zoogloeoides DNA segment above includes these coding regions:
- a CDS encoding VOC family protein, which gives rise to MKVKRIVANIETADPAAVARFYEEVLGLRLLMDHGWIATYGTDGTMPLQVSFASEGGSGTPVPGLSIEVDDLETVHAGVVKGGYPIEYGPADEPWGVRRFFVRDPAGTLVNVLMHTG
- a CDS encoding altronate dehydratase family protein, with the translated sequence MLADLPAVLVLNPKDNVGVVPANVDAGRALVNGVAAAERIPRGHKVAIAPIAEGAPVLKYGQIIGYATRAIRPGEHVHLQNLAILDVELKHEFCVDNAPPVMVPEAERRTFEGYDRGNGRIGTRNYIGILSTVNCSATVSRYVAEHYARRFRETGHDNIDGVVALTYGGGCALNLKSEGGRILTRTFKGYARNPNFGGILMIGLGCETFQYGPLVEEAGLEEGKTFRTMMIQNQGGTRRTIEAACEMIDDMLPDVGRIRRTPQPLSGIKLALECGGSDGYSGISANPALGIASDLLVKQGATTVLSETPEIYGAEHLLTRRAARPEVAEKLLSRIDWWRDYTAKNDAELNNNPSHGNKAGGLTTILEKSLGAVAKGGSMPLNAVYEYAEEVTEPGFVFMDTPGYDPAAVTGQIAGGCNLVAFTTGRGSVSGYKPAPCIKIATNTPMYEHIREDMDINCGTIVDGTETIEEAGRRIFEFVIETASGRKTASEAFDYGDSEFVPWQVGAIT
- a CDS encoding VOC family protein, coding for MHKDYGRFCWYELMTPDVSAAERFYASVIGWTTKDSGMPGMNYTLAYAGESQVAGLMDIPAEAKGMPPLWIGYIFSDDLEKTLKDIVANGGQVHRQPQDIPGVGRFAVAADPHGAVFSLFSTEDEGPEQPGMMTPGHIGWNELMAGDLDSDWDFYAKTFGWTKDRAVDMSEGGMGIYQTFAVRGGNAIGGMMTKPADLPAPPFWGYYFVVEGLDAAIKRVTDGGGRILMDPMEVPGGAWIVNCLDPQGAHFSLVAATR
- a CDS encoding GntR family transcriptional regulator; protein product: MNGTAQVLAEEAEAGLDRSPLYLRIRDVLADAIASGRLPKGALLLEGPVAGLFASTRTPVRQAFALLEEAGAIRRFDGRGFLVGQGRSGPKRVALTAEMLGLGEEAPALRKAPGWEAIYESLEREMVHLSVFGRHRINEVELARARGVGRQVARDALTRLEALGIVEKDERMRWTLVPLDEQRMRDLHDIRVSLEPLALVRAAPFLPPAERRAMTERLEEALAVYPDLSVEAMDDLETDLHITCLGYCPNRELLIALRRARFMLNVSKHIIGVSHRMPADEPFIAEHLAVFRALDVDDSARAAETLRHHIAVSLPKVIGRVAELREAHRPDMPAYAVPATR
- the ilvD gene encoding dihydroxy-acid dehydratase gives rise to the protein MPAYRSRTTTHGRNMAGARGLWRATGMKDSDFGKPIIAVVNSFTQFVPGHVHLKDLGQLVAREIEAAGGVAKEFNTIAVDDGIAMGHDGMLYSLPSREIIADSVEYMVNAHCADAMVCISNCDKITPGMLNAAMRLNIPAVFVSGGPMEAGKVVLHGKTHALDLVDAMVAAADDKISDDDVKAIERSACPTCGSCSGMFTANSMNCLTEALGLSLPGNGSTLATHADRKRLFVEAGHLIVDLARRYYEQNDESILPRSVANKKAFENAMSLDIAMGGSTNTVLHILAAAHEGGIDFDLDDIDQLSRRVPCLSKVAPAKQDVHMEDVHRAGGIMRILGELDRGGLLHRDTPTVHAETLGDAIDRWDITRTSSETVRTFFRAAPGGIPTQVAFSQEARWDELDTDGEKGVIRSVEHPFSKDGGLAVLSGNIALDGCIVKTAGVDESILKFSGPAVVFESQDAAVKGILGGEVKAGDVVVIRYEGPKGGPGMQEMLYPTSYLKSKGLGKACALITDGRFSGGTSGLSIGHASPEAAQGGAIGLVRQGDLIEIDIPNRTINLAVSQEELAVRRAEQDKLGWKPAAPRRRNVTTALKAYAAFAASADKGAVRILPE
- a CDS encoding thioredoxin family protein; translated protein: MRPNHDIVSRETWLNARKTLLALEKEETRLRDKVRAERLALPWVKVDKTYTFETPQGRKTLADLFDGRSQLIVYHFMYGPDWEAGCPGCSFMADHIDGMLPHLNNHDVTMVAVSRAPLEKLEAYRKRMGWKFPWVSSHGSDFNFDYHVSFTKEELASGKVMYNYRETDAADAHDELPGLSAFFKDEDGIVYHTYSDYARGGEEALGTLMILDRAPKGRNETGTLSFVKRKDEYAGAQKAQSCCD